CGCTCCCAGCAGGAGGTTTAGTCCGAGCGGTGGCGGCGCGTCCGCTGGCCGCGATCGCATCGACTCCACCACATTCCGGAACCACTCGAGGCTCGGCTCCGTGACGTCCCTCCAGGCGATCTCGTCGAAGCCGCGATCGAGGACGATCTCCCGGAGTCGCTCGGGCGGATCGAGGTAGCTGAGGGATGCATCCGACGCCCAGGGGACCGGAAACACCGGTTCGCCCCGCGGCCCGGCACAGATTTCGTACAGTGCGAGCGTACCCCCTGGTCTGCAGACGCGTCCCGCTTCCTCGACCGCCGCTCCCGTGGCCTCGATGTTCAACAACGCGTGCTCGAACCAAACGACGTCGAACGTCTCATCCTCGAACGGCAGGTCGAGGGCGTTCCCGCGCTGGAAGCGGACCTCGTCGGTCAACCCCACTCGATCGGTAAAGAGCGTCGCAGCCCGACAGTACTCCTCGACGATATCGATTCCGACGACGTCGCAACCGAACTCGGAAGCGAGGGTGCGAGCGGGCCCACCGATCCCACACCCGATGTCGAGGACACGAGAGTGGGCTTCGACCGCCGCGAGGTCGGCGACTTCTCGGGTCGCCTCGCGGCCGCGGATGTGGAACTCGTCGAACGATGCGATATCGTCCCGAGTGAGCGCATCGACGTCTTTCCCGGCGGCTTCGAGGGCGGCGAGGATTTCGTCGCCGAGGTCGGTCACTCCATAGTGTTCGTTCAAGGCC
Above is a genomic segment from Haloterrigena salifodinae containing:
- a CDS encoding SAM-dependent methyltransferase, giving the protein MTNDESKADSPDEAALNEHYGVTDLGDEILAALEAAGKDVDALTRDDIASFDEFHIRGREATREVADLAAVEAHSRVLDIGCGIGGPARTLASEFGCDVVGIDIVEEYCRAATLFTDRVGLTDEVRFQRGNALDLPFEDETFDVVWFEHALLNIEATGAAVEEAGRVCRPGGTLALYEICAGPRGEPVFPVPWASDASLSYLDPPERLREIVLDRGFDEIAWRDVTEPSLEWFRNVVESMRSRPADAPPPLGLNLLLGAETPVKAANVVRNLEEDRINVVQGVYERMS